The following are from one region of the Thermoflexus sp. genome:
- the ade gene encoding adenine deaminase: MELAHRIRLARGQEPADLLLKGGRLINVFTGDVYEADIAIHGSWIVGIGEGYTAREVIDLKGRFVAPGFIDAHVHIESSMVPPPEFARAVVPRGTTTVIIDPHEIANVLGLDGIRYMLNAAKYNPLSVFVMLPSCVPASPMETAGAALYWYDLQPLLSSPWVLGLAEMMNYPGVINGDPAVLDKLRAFAHVVRDGHAPQLTGRDLVAYVAAGITSDHECTTAEEAREKARLGMYIFVRESSVARNLADLLPAITPANSRRFCFCTDDRHPLDLLDEGHIDFLIRKAVRLGLDPVTAIQMATLNPAEHFRLHDRGAIAPGRVADLVVFSDLYDLRPELVFRHGVLVAENGRPLWEPVSRRVDLRSTMNIAWDRIQFRIPARGRRIHVIGVIPDQLITPHLIEDARILDGDAVADPERDLLKIAVIERHRATGQMGLGFVKGMGLRRGALASSVAHDHHNIVVIGADDPSMMTAVRAVAETGGGVAVADGERVLARVPLPIAGLMSDRPIETVRQQMEEVLRAARALGSELPNPLMTMSFLALEVIPELKITDVGLVDVNRFERIPLFVEES, from the coding sequence ATGGAGCTCGCCCATCGGATCCGCCTGGCGCGCGGTCAGGAGCCGGCCGACCTGCTCCTCAAAGGAGGACGCCTGATCAATGTGTTTACCGGGGACGTTTATGAGGCGGATATTGCGATTCACGGTTCATGGATTGTGGGCATCGGCGAGGGCTACACGGCCCGGGAGGTCATTGATCTGAAAGGCCGCTTTGTGGCTCCAGGGTTCATCGATGCCCATGTGCACATCGAAAGCAGTATGGTTCCCCCACCCGAGTTCGCCCGCGCCGTCGTCCCCCGGGGCACTACCACGGTGATCATCGATCCCCATGAGATCGCCAACGTCCTGGGCCTGGATGGCATCCGCTATATGCTGAACGCCGCCAAATACAACCCCCTGAGCGTTTTCGTGATGCTGCCCTCGTGCGTCCCGGCCTCCCCTATGGAGACGGCAGGGGCCGCCCTTTACTGGTATGATCTCCAGCCGCTGCTTTCCAGCCCCTGGGTGCTGGGGCTGGCGGAAATGATGAACTATCCGGGGGTGATCAACGGCGACCCGGCGGTGCTGGACAAGCTCCGAGCCTTCGCCCACGTGGTCCGCGATGGCCACGCCCCGCAGCTCACCGGCCGGGACCTGGTGGCCTATGTGGCGGCGGGGATCACCTCGGATCACGAATGCACGACGGCGGAGGAGGCCCGGGAGAAAGCCCGCCTGGGGATGTATATTTTCGTCCGCGAATCCTCCGTGGCCCGCAACCTGGCGGATCTCCTCCCCGCCATCACCCCGGCGAACAGCCGCCGCTTTTGCTTCTGCACCGACGACCGCCATCCCCTCGATCTGCTGGACGAAGGCCACATCGATTTCCTGATCCGCAAAGCGGTGCGCCTGGGCCTGGATCCCGTCACGGCGATCCAGATGGCCACCCTGAACCCGGCGGAGCATTTCCGGCTCCACGATCGGGGCGCCATCGCTCCGGGTCGGGTCGCCGATCTGGTGGTGTTCTCCGATCTTTACGACCTCCGCCCGGAGCTCGTTTTCCGCCACGGGGTCCTGGTCGCAGAGAATGGACGGCCGCTCTGGGAGCCGGTCAGCCGGAGGGTGGACCTGCGGAGCACCATGAACATCGCCTGGGATCGAATCCAGTTTCGGATCCCAGCCCGGGGTCGCCGGATCCATGTGATCGGGGTGATCCCGGATCAGCTGATCACGCCGCACCTGATCGAGGACGCCCGCATCCTCGACGGCGATGCGGTGGCGGATCCGGAGCGGGATCTGCTGAAGATCGCGGTGATCGAACGCCACCGGGCCACCGGGCAGATGGGCCTCGGGTTCGTGAAGGGGATGGGATTGCGGCGGGGCGCGCTGGCTTCCTCGGTGGCCCACGATCACCACAATATCGTGGTGATCGGGGCCGATGATCCCTCGATGATGACAGCGGTTCGGGCGGTGGCGGAGACCGGCGGGGGTGTGGCGGTCGCCGACGGCGAGCGGGTGCTGGCCCGGGTTCCGCTCCCCATCGCCGGGCTGATGTCCGATCGGCCCATTGAAACCGTCCGCCAGCAGATGGAAGAGGTGCTAAGGGCCGCCCGGGCTCTGGGGAGCGAGCTCCCCAATCCCCTGATGACCATGAGCTTCCTGGCTCTGGAGGTGATCCCGGAGCTGAAGATCACTGACGTGGGCCTGGTGGATGTCAACCGGTTCGAGCGGATCCCCCTGTTCGTAGAAGAATCATAA
- the ppc gene encoding phosphoenolpyruvate carboxylase, producing the protein MISDQPLRRDIHLLGDLLGEVIREQAGLEGFELEEQVRQLARARRAGDAEAERALRALLEGLTLPELHVIARAFTIFFDLANLAEDRHRVRVLRAREQAVHPQPRPESIVEAFHRLRSAGIPPASVRAVLEALSIEPVFTAHPTEAKRRTVRGILGRIRGILTELDAPDRLPREREELLRRLRAELTAFWQTDLTRVRRPSVMDEVENGLSFFVRTLWSLTPRLYRDVREALRATYPELEDRVPIFLRFGSWIGGDRDGNPRVTAEVTAQTLKRHRQVALSLHLQQARDLFIALGVSTRQAPISSALAQALAEAEARWPALQERLSRLSPYEGYRRWIGVIAWRLEQTLRWDPLTGDPPPEGAYRSARELVEDLERMRESLREGRGERIAEGFLWDWWIQAQVFGFHIARLDVRQEARRHAEAIAEVLRAAGVADDLPCSEEERIALLMETFPRAAELVERMAPSPETTEVLAVFRLIHQAAQAYGPEALGPYIISMAHSPADVLAVLWLMAGANGLSAPPAFFQVAPLFETISTLREAPGILDRMLSLPPYREHLSRQGDHQVVMIGYSDSTKDGGYLAAVWGLYRAQAEMVRVARAHGVTLTFFHGRGGALGRGGGPAARSILGLPPDAVGGRLRMTEQGEVLAERYDDPQIAYRHLEQVLWATLLVSALPSPEPEAAWVEAMERMSEAAYRAYRELLEIPGFLTYFEHATPIDGIEELPIASRPARRRPERRLEDLRAIPWVFSWTQSRHLLPGWFGLGTGVEAFVRAEGASGWSLLEEMARRWPFFQVVLADAALALAKTDLGIARAYAELVPDESVREAIWSRIEREYDRTRRAILRIMGLPDLLEDIPWLKRSIQVRNPYVDPLNFIQILLLRRWRGQPEAEGLREALWLTIQGVAAGLRTTG; encoded by the coding sequence ATGATCAGCGATCAGCCGCTTCGACGGGACATCCATCTTTTAGGGGATCTGCTCGGTGAGGTGATCCGGGAGCAGGCCGGGCTCGAGGGCTTTGAGCTGGAGGAACAGGTCCGGCAGCTGGCCCGGGCCCGCCGGGCCGGGGATGCGGAGGCGGAGAGGGCGCTTCGGGCGCTCCTCGAGGGATTGACGCTGCCCGAGCTCCATGTCATCGCCCGGGCGTTCACGATTTTCTTCGACCTGGCCAACCTCGCGGAGGATCGTCATCGGGTGCGGGTGCTGCGGGCGCGGGAGCAGGCGGTGCACCCCCAGCCTCGGCCCGAATCGATCGTCGAGGCGTTCCACCGGCTCCGATCCGCCGGGATCCCTCCCGCCTCGGTGCGCGCGGTCCTCGAGGCGCTTTCCATCGAGCCGGTGTTCACCGCCCACCCGACGGAAGCCAAACGGCGGACCGTGCGGGGCATCCTGGGCCGGATCCGGGGGATCCTGACCGAACTGGATGCGCCCGATCGATTGCCCCGGGAGCGGGAGGAGCTGCTCCGGCGCCTGCGGGCGGAGCTCACCGCCTTCTGGCAGACGGACCTGACTCGGGTGCGCCGTCCCTCCGTGATGGACGAGGTGGAGAACGGCCTGTCCTTCTTCGTCCGAACGTTGTGGTCCCTCACCCCTCGTCTGTATCGGGATGTTCGGGAGGCCCTCCGGGCCACCTATCCGGAGCTGGAGGATCGGGTGCCGATCTTCCTGCGCTTCGGCTCGTGGATCGGAGGGGATCGGGATGGAAACCCCCGGGTGACCGCGGAGGTGACCGCGCAAACCCTGAAACGCCACCGCCAGGTCGCTCTATCCCTTCATCTTCAGCAGGCTCGTGACCTCTTCATCGCCCTGGGGGTCTCCACGCGCCAGGCTCCGATCTCCTCCGCGCTCGCTCAAGCCCTGGCGGAGGCGGAGGCGCGGTGGCCGGCCCTGCAGGAGCGCCTTTCCCGTCTCTCCCCGTATGAGGGATATCGCCGGTGGATCGGTGTGATCGCCTGGCGCCTGGAGCAGACGCTGCGCTGGGACCCTCTAACGGGTGATCCGCCTCCGGAAGGCGCCTATCGGTCCGCCCGGGAACTGGTGGAGGATCTGGAGCGGATGCGGGAGAGCCTCCGGGAAGGCCGTGGGGAGCGCATCGCCGAGGGCTTCCTGTGGGACTGGTGGATCCAGGCTCAGGTGTTTGGGTTCCATATCGCCCGCCTGGATGTGCGTCAGGAAGCGCGACGCCACGCGGAAGCGATCGCCGAGGTGCTTCGAGCGGCAGGGGTGGCGGACGATCTGCCGTGTTCCGAGGAAGAGCGGATCGCCCTTCTGATGGAGACTTTCCCTCGCGCGGCGGAGCTGGTGGAGCGGATGGCCCCATCGCCGGAGACGACGGAGGTCCTCGCGGTGTTCCGCCTGATCCATCAGGCCGCTCAGGCCTATGGCCCCGAGGCCCTGGGGCCGTATATCATCAGCATGGCCCACAGCCCGGCGGATGTGCTGGCCGTGCTCTGGCTGATGGCCGGCGCCAACGGCCTTTCAGCCCCTCCAGCGTTCTTCCAGGTTGCGCCGTTATTCGAGACCATCTCCACGCTGCGGGAAGCGCCCGGGATCCTGGATCGGATGCTTTCCCTGCCTCCGTATCGGGAGCATCTGAGCCGCCAGGGGGATCATCAGGTGGTGATGATCGGCTACTCAGATAGCACCAAGGATGGCGGATATCTGGCCGCTGTCTGGGGCCTTTATCGGGCCCAGGCGGAGATGGTCCGGGTGGCCCGCGCCCATGGGGTCACCCTCACCTTCTTCCATGGGCGGGGCGGGGCCCTGGGGCGGGGCGGCGGCCCGGCGGCCCGGAGCATCCTGGGTCTCCCGCCCGACGCGGTGGGCGGACGCCTGCGCATGACCGAGCAGGGCGAGGTGCTGGCGGAACGTTACGACGATCCGCAGATCGCTTACCGCCATCTGGAACAGGTCCTGTGGGCGACGCTGCTGGTCTCCGCCCTGCCTTCCCCGGAGCCGGAGGCGGCATGGGTGGAAGCGATGGAGCGGATGAGCGAGGCGGCTTACCGAGCATATCGGGAGCTCCTGGAGATCCCCGGCTTTCTCACCTATTTTGAACATGCGACGCCCATCGATGGCATCGAGGAGCTCCCCATCGCCTCCCGCCCTGCCCGCCGACGCCCGGAGCGGCGACTGGAAGATCTGCGGGCGATCCCCTGGGTGTTCTCCTGGACCCAGAGCCGCCATCTGCTTCCGGGGTGGTTCGGGTTGGGGACCGGCGTGGAAGCCTTCGTGCGGGCGGAAGGGGCCTCCGGCTGGTCGCTTCTGGAGGAGATGGCCCGCCGCTGGCCGTTCTTCCAGGTGGTCCTGGCGGATGCGGCGCTGGCCCTCGCGAAGACTGACCTGGGGATCGCCCGGGCCTACGCCGAGCTGGTCCCCGACGAATCCGTCCGCGAGGCGATCTGGTCCCGGATCGAGAGGGAATACGATCGAACGCGGCGGGCGATTCTGCGCATCATGGGTTTGCCCGATCTCCTGGAGGATATCCCGTGGCTGAAGCGCTCGATCCAGGTGCGAAACCCTTATGTGGATCCCCTGAACTTCATCCAGATCCTTTTGCTTCGGCGCTGGCGGGGACAGCCGGAGGCGGAGGGACTGCGGGAGGCCCTGTGGCTCACCATTCAGGGGGTCGCGGCCGGGTTGCGCACCACGGGGTAA
- a CDS encoding GAF domain-containing sensor histidine kinase: METRPVSSAPTDAAQVEWVLGNLRWLLIVAMAITAALNRGAWQTSETAFIALLLLTGLYNLLVLLALVFARSPLPLPGITLAGDVLITLSFIAITGGLNSPLFFFAFLPILTAALRFHWWAGELVTLGLVGGLVLWEWIRTRSVSVFPSFFVQGSVLALGALLAGAVGDRLKREILRELHLRELAQRRLLAQARQQLQGIFELAAALGQMRRTEEILHATLEVSESLFRGSGHPAPPMFIALLDPEGLQVAAARRLPPRDERIRLHGIAGAIREALESGEATLCSNPAQDPELGRLVVMRIARAALLLPLGIGPERYGVLVIGSLDPQAFTGERRDLLRLIAIQASIALQNALLYHTLQREKERLVDVEEEARRRLARELHDGPTQSVAALAMRLNFLQKLFQHDPAQLPSELEKAERMARQAVQELRQFLFRLRPLILESQGLVAALTHLAERFQETEPFAIHVEADPRVDQVLDPNAKGLVFSIIEEALNNARKHAEPRNVWIRVKVEGEGVRSLSSALQVTVEDDGRGFDPQALRADYSRRGSLGMLSMMERAELLGGELQVESAPGRGTRVRLQVPLPGAALDAKASAREETR; the protein is encoded by the coding sequence ATGGAAACACGACCGGTGTCGTCCGCGCCCACGGATGCCGCCCAGGTGGAATGGGTGCTGGGCAACCTGCGCTGGTTGCTGATCGTGGCGATGGCCATCACAGCAGCCCTGAACCGGGGCGCATGGCAGACGTCCGAAACGGCCTTCATCGCCCTCCTCCTGCTTACAGGCCTTTACAATCTCCTGGTCCTCCTGGCCCTGGTCTTCGCGCGCTCCCCTCTGCCCCTCCCGGGCATCACACTGGCCGGCGATGTGCTGATCACCCTTTCCTTCATCGCGATCACCGGCGGCCTGAACAGCCCCCTGTTCTTCTTCGCTTTCCTCCCCATCCTCACCGCGGCCCTCCGGTTCCACTGGTGGGCGGGAGAGCTGGTCACCCTTGGCCTGGTGGGAGGACTGGTCCTCTGGGAATGGATCCGGACCCGGTCCGTCTCGGTTTTCCCCTCCTTTTTCGTCCAGGGCAGCGTTCTGGCCCTGGGCGCATTGCTGGCCGGGGCGGTGGGCGATCGCTTGAAACGGGAGATCCTGCGGGAGCTTCATCTGCGGGAGCTGGCCCAGCGGCGTTTGCTTGCCCAGGCCCGTCAGCAGCTCCAGGGGATCTTTGAGCTGGCCGCCGCCCTGGGGCAGATGCGGCGGACCGAGGAGATCCTCCACGCCACCCTCGAGGTCAGCGAGAGCCTGTTCCGGGGAAGCGGCCATCCCGCTCCGCCGATGTTCATCGCCCTCCTGGACCCGGAGGGCTTGCAGGTGGCTGCCGCTCGACGCCTGCCGCCCCGGGATGAGCGGATCCGCCTGCATGGCATCGCCGGGGCGATCCGGGAGGCTCTGGAAAGCGGGGAGGCCACGCTCTGTTCGAATCCGGCCCAGGATCCAGAGCTCGGGCGGCTGGTGGTGATGCGCATCGCCCGGGCAGCTCTGCTTCTTCCGCTGGGGATCGGCCCGGAGCGCTATGGCGTCCTGGTGATCGGCAGCCTGGACCCCCAGGCTTTCACTGGCGAGCGTCGGGATTTGCTACGGCTCATCGCGATCCAGGCTTCCATTGCGCTGCAGAACGCCCTGCTTTACCATACGCTCCAGCGGGAGAAGGAGCGCCTGGTGGATGTGGAGGAAGAGGCCCGACGACGGCTGGCCCGGGAGTTGCACGATGGCCCCACTCAGAGCGTAGCCGCCCTGGCAATGCGGCTGAATTTCCTCCAGAAGCTGTTCCAGCATGATCCCGCACAGCTTCCCTCCGAGCTGGAGAAAGCGGAACGGATGGCCCGCCAGGCCGTTCAGGAGCTGCGGCAGTTCCTCTTCCGATTGCGGCCGCTGATCCTCGAATCCCAGGGGTTGGTGGCAGCCCTCACCCATCTGGCTGAACGGTTTCAGGAGACGGAGCCCTTCGCCATCCACGTCGAGGCAGACCCGCGGGTGGATCAGGTCCTGGATCCCAACGCGAAGGGACTGGTGTTTTCCATTATTGAGGAGGCCCTGAACAACGCCCGCAAGCATGCCGAGCCTCGGAATGTGTGGATCCGCGTGAAGGTGGAGGGCGAAGGAGTGCGGAGCCTAAGCTCCGCACTCCAGGTGACCGTGGAGGATGATGGGCGGGGATTCGACCCCCAGGCGTTGCGGGCGGACTACAGCCGTCGGGGCAGCCTGGGGATGCTCAGCATGATGGAGCGGGCTGAGCTGCTCGGGGGGGAATTGCAGGTGGAATCCGCCCCCGGCCGGGGCACCCGCGTCCGGCTTCAGGTTCCGTTGCCCGGCGCCGCCCTGGATGCAAAGGCTTCCGCCCGGGAGGAAACCCGATGA
- a CDS encoding class I SAM-dependent methyltransferase codes for MGWISAWMQAFFRWLYHEGSWAYEGIAALVSVGRWTQWAISALEHVEGVRVLEIGHGPGHLLAAMAHRGLRPVGLDLSFPMARRAQRRTGFAIPLVQGRAQALPFSDQTFDTVVSTFPAPFILEPATWQEAARVLRPGGRFVVLLGAWPHGPGLLMGMLRILYRWTACPRGEGSFLDVFRLRAQEAGLAFREWSGWDGPWHLQGMIAVRKDGEALGGERRFGPGEQRGDQGMDRCAEPEMAGEPE; via the coding sequence ATGGGATGGATCTCCGCCTGGATGCAGGCGTTCTTCCGCTGGCTCTATCACGAGGGATCCTGGGCCTATGAGGGGATCGCTGCCCTGGTCTCGGTCGGGCGCTGGACGCAATGGGCGATCTCGGCGCTGGAGCACGTGGAAGGGGTGCGGGTGCTGGAGATCGGCCATGGCCCGGGTCACCTGCTGGCGGCCATGGCTCATCGGGGCCTCCGCCCGGTCGGGCTGGATCTTTCCTTCCCGATGGCCCGCCGGGCACAGCGGCGAACGGGCTTTGCGATCCCTCTGGTCCAGGGTCGAGCGCAGGCCCTTCCCTTTTCCGACCAAACCTTCGATACCGTGGTGAGCACGTTCCCGGCCCCCTTCATCCTGGAGCCCGCCACCTGGCAGGAGGCCGCCCGCGTATTGCGGCCGGGCGGTCGGTTCGTGGTGCTGCTCGGCGCCTGGCCCCACGGGCCAGGCCTTCTCATGGGAATGCTCCGGATCCTCTACCGATGGACGGCCTGCCCCCGGGGAGAGGGTTCCTTCCTGGATGTTTTCCGCCTCCGGGCTCAGGAGGCCGGCCTGGCGTTTCGAGAATGGTCCGGTTGGGATGGGCCCTGGCATTTACAGGGGATGATCGCGGTCCGTAAGGATGGGGAAGCCCTGGGGGGCGAAAGACGTTTTGGGCCCGGCGAGCAGCGCGGCGACCAGGGCATGGACCGCTGCGCTGAGCCAGAGATGGCCGGTGAGCCCGAATAA
- the prmA gene encoding 50S ribosomal protein L11 methyltransferase, whose translation MRWLEISVRVPTELADNIAEVLSRYAPHGIAYDYGPIETDDTDWERPCLPPPILTLRVYLPMTGDWETARQRIEEGLWHLRQVLPFPPPQFRELDETLWEEAWKAHYDVLRVGPFVIRPSWRTARLEPGDLLIELDPGMAFGTGTHPTTRMCLQAIAKWVRPGDRILDLGTGSGILAIAAARRGAARVWALDIDPVAVQVAQENMIRNGVADRVVVMRGSLEEARALGERFDGVVANIVAPVLCGFCERGIGELLQPRGWLVVSGFFHGEQEEIVRRALEAAGLTVTRRWIEESWVALGARRRRSG comes from the coding sequence ATGCGCTGGCTGGAGATCTCGGTGCGGGTACCCACGGAGCTGGCGGACAATATCGCGGAGGTGCTCTCCCGCTATGCTCCTCACGGCATCGCCTATGATTATGGTCCCATCGAGACCGATGATACCGATTGGGAGCGTCCCTGTCTCCCCCCACCAATCCTCACCCTGCGGGTCTACCTGCCGATGACCGGGGACTGGGAAACGGCGCGGCAGCGCATCGAGGAGGGGCTCTGGCATCTGCGCCAGGTCCTCCCTTTCCCGCCGCCCCAGTTCCGGGAGCTGGATGAGACCCTGTGGGAGGAGGCATGGAAGGCCCACTATGACGTCCTGCGGGTGGGCCCCTTTGTGATCCGGCCCAGCTGGCGGACCGCGCGGCTGGAGCCGGGGGATCTGCTGATCGAACTGGATCCCGGGATGGCCTTCGGGACGGGCACCCATCCCACCACGCGGATGTGCCTTCAGGCCATCGCGAAATGGGTGCGACCAGGAGATCGGATCCTGGATCTGGGCACGGGCTCCGGGATCCTGGCGATCGCGGCGGCCCGGCGGGGCGCCGCCCGGGTCTGGGCTCTGGACATCGATCCGGTGGCCGTGCAGGTGGCGCAGGAGAACATGATCCGCAATGGAGTGGCGGATCGCGTGGTGGTGATGCGGGGTTCCCTGGAGGAGGCCCGTGCCCTGGGCGAGCGCTTCGATGGGGTTGTGGCGAATATCGTGGCCCCGGTGCTCTGCGGCTTCTGCGAGCGGGGGATCGGGGAGCTGTTGCAACCGAGGGGCTGGCTGGTGGTCTCCGGGTTCTTCCACGGGGAACAGGAGGAAATCGTCCGCCGGGCCCTGGAGGCCGCCGGCCTTACCGTGACGCGCCGCTGGATTGAGGAAAGCTGGGTCGCGCTGGGAGCCCGACGGAGGCGCTCTGGATGA
- the dnaJ gene encoding molecular chaperone DnaJ, which yields MSASRKDYYEILGVPRNATLEEIKQAYRRLARQYHPDVNKSPDAEEKFKEINEAYAVLSDEEKRRIYDMYGHAGLESRGFRPEPADFTDLFADLFEDLFGFGPRVRTRRAPRRGADLQTEVTLTFEEAALGAEKDIEVMRNEPCPRCRGSGAEPGTGPTRCPTCGGLGEVRRVSQSFLGSFVQVTSCPTCRGMGEVIASPCRECSGEGRVLTRRRIAVRIPAGVDDGMQIRLPGEGEPGENGGPPGNLYVQVKVQPHPYFRRRGDDLIVQVTVNVAQAALGGRIRVPTLEGEETVEIPPGTQPGHVIRLRGRGIPHLRRNGRGDLLVVVQVEIPTRLTPEQRKLFQELARTLPEGGVQKPEKGFLERLRELLGG from the coding sequence ATGAGCGCATCCCGCAAGGACTACTATGAGATCCTCGGCGTCCCGCGAAACGCCACGCTGGAGGAGATCAAACAAGCCTATCGCCGTCTGGCCCGCCAATACCATCCGGATGTGAACAAGTCTCCAGACGCCGAGGAGAAGTTCAAAGAGATCAATGAGGCCTACGCCGTCCTCTCCGACGAGGAGAAGCGGCGGATCTACGACATGTATGGCCACGCCGGCCTGGAGAGCCGGGGGTTCCGCCCGGAGCCGGCGGATTTCACGGATTTGTTTGCGGACCTGTTTGAGGATCTCTTCGGCTTCGGGCCGCGGGTCCGGACGCGCCGGGCCCCCCGGCGGGGGGCGGACCTCCAGACGGAGGTGACGTTAACCTTCGAAGAGGCGGCGCTGGGGGCGGAGAAAGATATCGAGGTGATGCGCAACGAGCCATGCCCTCGCTGCCGGGGATCCGGCGCGGAGCCCGGGACAGGCCCCACTCGCTGCCCTACCTGTGGAGGGCTGGGGGAAGTCCGGCGGGTGAGCCAGTCGTTCCTGGGCTCCTTCGTCCAGGTCACCTCGTGCCCGACCTGCCGGGGGATGGGGGAAGTGATCGCCTCCCCATGTCGGGAGTGCAGCGGGGAAGGGCGGGTGCTCACCCGCCGTCGGATCGCGGTGCGGATCCCGGCGGGGGTAGACGATGGGATGCAGATCCGGCTGCCGGGCGAGGGAGAGCCCGGGGAAAACGGCGGGCCGCCGGGCAACCTCTATGTTCAGGTGAAAGTCCAGCCCCATCCGTATTTCCGCCGCCGGGGGGATGACCTGATCGTCCAGGTCACCGTGAACGTCGCCCAGGCCGCGCTGGGGGGTCGAATCCGGGTGCCCACCCTGGAAGGGGAGGAGACGGTGGAGATCCCGCCGGGCACCCAGCCGGGCCATGTGATCCGCCTGCGGGGCCGGGGCATCCCCCACCTGCGCCGCAACGGGCGAGGGGATCTGCTGGTGGTGGTCCAGGTGGAGATCCCGACGCGTCTGACCCCGGAGCAGCGGAAACTCTTCCAGGAGCTGGCCCGCACGCTGCCGGAGGGCGGCGTGCAGAAACCGGAGAAAGGGTTCCTGGAGCGCCTGCGGGAGCTTCTCGGCGGGTAA